The proteins below are encoded in one region of Sphaerodactylus townsendi isolate TG3544 linkage group LG06, MPM_Stown_v2.3, whole genome shotgun sequence:
- the PMPCB gene encoding mitochondrial-processing peptidase subunit beta, translating into MAAATSMGCLAGGRLLRVWSGSRLAAGVVKRSVHLGRIKCTATKEIPQIAVNVPETKVLSLENGLRVASEDSGLSTCTVGLWIDAGSRYENEKNNGTAHFLEHMAFKGTRKRSQLDLELEIENMGAHLNAYTSREQTVYYAKAFSKDLPRAVEILADIIQNSTLGEAEIERERGVILREMQEVETNLQEVVFDYLHATAYQDTALGRTILGPTENIKSINRNDLVEYITAHYKGPRMVLAAAGGVPHDELLDLAKYHFGNLPCTVKGEAPALPPCRFTGSEIRVRDDKMPLAHIAIAVEAAGWCHPDTIPLMVANTLIGNWDRSFGGGVNLSSKLAQVACHGNLCHSFQSFNTCYTDTGLWGVYMVCEATTIEDMMHFVQREWVRLCTSITDSEVARAKNLLKTNMLLQLDGSTPICEDIGRQMLCYNRRIPIPELEARIEAIDAQTIRDVCTKYIYDKCPAIAAVGPLDQLPDYNRLRSGMYWLRV; encoded by the exons ATGGCTGCGGCCACATCCATGGGGTGTCTAGCCGGCGGGCGGCTCCTGCGGGTTTGGTCGGGCTCACGTCTCGCTGCGGGTGTAGTGAAGCGG TCTGTTCATCTTGGAAGAATCAAATGCACAGCTACCAAAGAAATACCCCAGATTGCCGTCAATGTCCCTGAGACAAAAGTGTTATCCCTGGAGAATGGATTAAGAGTTGCCTCTGAAGATTCTGGACTTTCCACATGCACA gtGGGACTTTGGATTGATGCTGGCAGCAGATATGAGAATGAGAAAAACAATGGAACAGCCCACTTCCTGGAGCACATGGCTTTTAAG GGAACACGAAAGAGGTCTCAGTTGGACCTTGAGCTAGAAATTGAAAACATGGGAGCTCACCTGAATGCTTATACATCAAGAGAACAAACTGTCTATTATGCAAaggctttttcaaaagacttgccaAGAG CTGTGGAGATTCTTGCTGACATCATACAGAATAGCACACTTGGGGAGGCAGAAATTGAGCGGGAGCGTGGTGTGATTCTTCGAGAGATGCAGGAAGTTGAGACCAATTTGCAGGAAGTTGTCTTTGATTATCTTCATGCCACAGCTTATCAAGATACTGCACTAGGACGGACTATTTTAGGACCCACAGAAAATATCAA GTCCATAAACCGTAATGACTTGGTGGAGTATATAACAGCACACTACAAAGGACCTAGAATGGtactggctgctgcaggag GAGTCCCTCATGATGAGCTGCTTGATTTAGCGAAATATCATTTTGGTAACTTACCCTGTACCGTGAAAGGAGAAGCACCAGCTCTGCCCCCTTGCCGATTCACAGGCAGTGAA ATTCGAGTGCGGGATGATAAGATGCCTTTGGCACACATTGCGATAGCTGTGGAAGCTGCTGGCTGGTGTCACCCAGACACAATTCCTCTCATGGTGGCAAATACACTGATAGGCAATTGGGATCGTTCCTTTGGCGGAGGGGTG AATCTGTCCAGTAAGCTTGCTCAAGTTGCATGCCATGGTAACCTCTGCCATAGTTTCCAGTCCTTCAACACTTGCTACACAGATACTGGGCTGTGGGGTGTCTACATGGTTTGTGAGGCAACCACCATAGAGGATATGATGCACTTTGTTCAGAGAGAATG GGTAAGGCTGTGCACTAGCATCACTGACAGTGAAGTAGCCCGTGCCAAGAATCTTTTGAAAACTAACATGCTGTTACAACTAGATG GTTCCACTCCCATTTGTGAAGACATTGGACGACAAATGTTATGTTACAATCGCCGAATTCCAATTCCTGAACTTGAAGCAAGAATTGAA GCAATTGATGCTCAAACCATCAGGGATGTTTGCACCAAGTATATCTATGATAAGTGTCCTGCTATTGCTGCTGTGG GACCACTTGACCAGCTGCCAGATTACAACCGACTTCGAAGTGGCATGTACTGGCTCCGAGTTTAA